A part of Diachasmimorpha longicaudata isolate KC_UGA_2023 chromosome 11, iyDiaLong2, whole genome shotgun sequence genomic DNA contains:
- the LOC135167130 gene encoding mediator of RNA polymerase II transcription subunit 23 produces the protein MSGETQISNIVNEILKVEAIEEAFSCVLVHNLDNDLAKTKSWQTELSVAIGKLAADQQEAAVKQFLLLAAGMTNHRRLQMLLGLLEGLVSGNVLPARMICEAILSCDKLVYDLQDFWVECFGLIRRITGGVDYKGVREIMRGCIEKAQTIPIRLNASVQPQLKALEYVFENIFDRSNCLLPSYFIITEIQKVYPDNKNWPHWKLASLLSSFVESFRPVAQMVSKIGHSKMLPVVEHTGYADHQINPWLLDPSSLKFSLKGSLPYDADLLKPQTELLRYVLEQPYSRDMVCSMLGLQKQHKQRCVALEEQMVELVILAMERSENDTVQTEGVDGTVANHWVWLHLSSQLIYFILFQFASFPNIVMAIHEKLAARDLKKGRDHLMWVLLQFISGSIQRNPLANFLPVLKLYDLLYPEKEPLPVPDYNQALCTHQMAITCIWIHLLKKAQLEHANIHRPIPTALKAHHEFLQHLVMPTTSLCMGSDYRIALLCNAYSTYQEYFSRPMATLVDTVLGTQKNQQQQPLQSNLQNNAALVTGPITPLSMSILDSLTVHSKMSLIHSIVTHVIKLAQSKSNMPLAPALVETYSRLLVYTEIESLGIKGFISQLLPQVFKSHAWGTLYTLLEMFSYRMHHIQPHYRLQILSHLHSLAAVPQTNQTQLHLCVESTALRMITGLGSAEVQPQLSRFLSEPKTLVSSESEELNRALVLTLARSMHVTGTGSDPVGGAWCKELLITIMQNTPHSWAIHTLECFPPVLSEFFKQNSISRENKQQIKKAVEEEYRNWASMSNENDIIAHFSVPGTPPLFLCLLWKMILETDRISPIAYKILERIGARALSAHLRKFCDYLVFEFANSVGGQHVNKCVDTINHMIWKYNIVTIDRLVLCLALRTQEGNEAQVCFFIIQLLLLKAAEFRNRVQEFVKENSPEHWKQSNWHEKHLAFHRKFPETFAPEGIMDQTSGGPSQYQNLPVYFGNVCLRFLPVFDIVVHRYLEIPPVIKSLEILLEHLGCLYKFHDRPVTYLYNTLHYYEKKLRDKPQLKRRLVAAVLGSLREIRAPGWALSEPFLHYMSRVPDEAVSWVPELDYYIRLVRRIVETMSGTPHFPSVDWRFNEFPNPAAHALYVTCVELMAVPVAPNSVANALLDVVAKGYTVIPSKDIHLWINCVGLLMAALPECYWTAFYDRLVVTINSPGLAKWQYNNLTPFQMFNFDVTHNCLLENKYSYMLSLTHSIWHHAGVGHITTMPQFVKEKLQPAVTSEEQLIFACHLIGPTLARFNVERPKGVVELTVSLYEMLEQIDRTQATLKYMDPVCDLLYHIKYMFVGDMMKTDVECIIRRLRPALQMRLRFIAHLNIEEIQMN, from the exons atgagtggagaaacacaaatatcaaacaTTGTTAATGAGATTCTG AAAGTAGAAGCCATCGAAGAAGCTTTTAGTTGCGTCTTGGTACACAATTTGGATAACGATCTCGCGAAAACAAAGTCATGGCAAACAGAATTAAGTGTAGCCATTGGCAAACTCGCTGCCGACCAGCAGGAAGCGGCTGTAAAGCAGTTCCTCCTCTTAGCTGCAGGAATGACGAATCATCGTCGTCTACAGATGCTGCTCGGGCTTCTGGAAGGCCTGGTGAGCGGTAACGTCTTACCTGCAAG AATGATATGTGAAGCAATCTTAAGCTGTGACAAACTTGTCTATGACCTACAAGATTTCTGGGTTGAATGTTTCGGTTTaatacgccgaataaccggtGGCGTAGACTACAAAGGTGTTCGCGAGATAATGAGAGGTTGTATAGAAAAAGCTCAAACGATCCCGATCCGATTAAACGCTTCAGTGCAGCCCCAACTTAAAGCCCTAGAATACGTGTTCGAGAATATTTTCGACAGGAGTAATTGTCTTCTTCCCAGCTACTTCATCATCACAGAAATTCAGAAAGTGTATCCGGATAACAAGAACTGGCCGCATTGGAAGTTAGCCTCACTTCTCTCAAGTTTTGTCGAAAGTTTTCGTCCAGTTGCTCAGATGGTTTCTAAAATAGGCCACTCGAAAATGCTCCCTGTTGTGGAGCATACTGGATATGCTGATCACCAAATAAATCCCTGGCTACTGGATCCATCCAGCCTCAAATTTTCTCTAAAAGGAAGTTTACCGTACGACGCGGACCTCCTTAAACCTCAAACCGAACTTCTCCGTTACGTCTTAGAACAACCGTATTCCAGAGACATGGTTTGCTCAATGTTGGGCCTCCAGAAGCAGCACAAGCAACGTTGTGTAGCTCTTGAAGAACAAATGGTGGAGCTGGTGATCCTGGCAATGGAGAGATCTGAGAACGACACGGTTCAGACTGAAGGTGTCGACGGAACCGTGGCGAATCACTGGGTATGGCTGCACCTTTCCTCGCAGTTGATCTACTTCATCCTCTTCCAATTCGCCTCCTTTCCCAACATCGTCATGGCCATTCATGAAAAGCTAGCAGCGAGAGACTTAAAGAAGGGAAGGGATCACTTGATGTGGGTTTTACTGCAATTCATTTCTGGGAGTATTCAGCGAAATCCTCTGGCTAATTTCCTGCCAGTCTTGAAGCTTTATGACCTTCTCTACCCTGAAAAGGAACCTCTACCAGTTCCAGATTACAATCAAGCCCTCTGCACCCATCAGATGGCGATCACCTGTATTTGGATCCACTTATTAAAGAAGGCTCAACTGGAGCATGCAAATATTCATCGGCCTATTCCAACAGCTTTAAAGGCTCATCACGAATTTCTTCAACATCTAGTGATGCCAACTACTTCCTTATGCATGGGATCCGACTACAGAATAGCCCTTCTATGCAATGCATATTCTACATATCAAGAATATTTCAGTAGGCCCATGGCAACTCTAGTCGACACTGTTCTAGGGACACAGAAGAATCAACAACAGCAGCCACTTCAGTCAAACCTCCAAAACAATGCCGCCCTAGTGACAGGGCCAATCACACCCTTGTCAATGTCCATCCTAGATTCCCTAACTGTTCACTCGAAGATGAGTTTAATTCACAGCATTGTTACTCATGTTATCAAACTAGCTCAGTCGAAAAGCAACATGCCTCTGGCTCCTGCCTTAGTGGAAACCTACTCTCGCCTCCTGGTGTACACTGAGATCGAGAGTCTCGGAATAAAAGGGTTCATAAGCCAATTGCTCCCTCAAGTCTTCAAATCTCACGCCTGGGGAACTCTTTATACTCTCTTGGAAATGTTCAGTTACAGAATGCACCACATTCAGCCACATTATCGTCTCCAGATCCTCTCTCACCTTCACAGCCTGGCAGCTGTTCCTCAGACCAATCAGACTCAATTGCATCTTTGTGTGGAGAGTACAGCACTCCGGATGATCACTGGATTGGGATCTGCAGAAGTTCAACCCCAACTTTCCAGATTTCTCTCCGAACCTAAGACATTAGTATCATCGGAGTCGGAGGAGTTAAACAGAGCTTTAGTCCTGACTCTAGCGAGATCCATGCACGTGACTGGAACAGGCTCTGATCCTGTAGGTGGTGCCTGGTGCAAAGAGCTACTCATCACAATCATGCAGAATACCCCACACTCCTGGGCCATCCACACTCTCGAGTGCTTTCCTCCAGTTctcagtgaatttttcaagCAAAATAGTATCTCAAGAGAAAACAAACAGCAGATAAAGAAGGCTGTAGAGGAAGAGTACCGAAACTGGGCGTCAATGAGCAACGAGAATGACATAATAGCTCATTTCTCAGTGCCAGGTACCCCTCCCCTATTCCTCTGTCTTCTGTGGAAGATGATTCTGGAGACAGATCGTATCAGTCCAATTGCGTACAAAATTCTGGAGAGAATAGGAGCCAGAGCTCTCTCCGCTCATCTGAGAAAATTTTGCGATTATCTTGTCTTCGAATTCGCCAATAGTGTAGGGGGACAGCACGTCAACAAGTGTGTAGACACGATAAATCACATGATATGGAAGTACAATATTGTTACAATTGACAGGTTGGTACTCTGTCTGGCACTGAGAACACAGGAGGGTAATGAGGCACAGGTGTGCTTCTTCATTATTCAATTGCTGCTCTTGAAAGCCGCTGAATTCCGTAATAGAGTGCAAGAATTCGTTAAAGAGAATTCCCCGGAACACTGGAAGCAGTCCAACTGGCACGAGAAACACTTGGCATTTCATCGAAAATTTCCGGAGACTTTTGCCCCTGAGGGGATTATGGATCAGACGAGTGGGGGACCTAGCCAGTATCAGAATCTCCCTGTCTACTTTGGCAACGTCTGCCTGAGGTTTCTCCCAGTCTTCGATATCGTTGTTCACAGGTACCTGGAGATCCCCCCGGTTATCAAAAGCCTGGAGATCTTATTGGAGCATTTGGGGTGCTTGTACAAGTTTCACGACAGACCAGTCACCTATTTGTATAATACTCTTCACTATTATGAAAAGAAACTGAGAGATAAACCGCAACTGAAGAGAAGACTGGTGGCAGCTGTGTTGGGTTCGTTGAGAGAGATCAGGGCACCTGGGTGGGCTCTCTCAGAGCCTTTCCTCCATTATATGTCCAGAGTACCTGACGAGGCTGTTTCCTGGGTGCCAGAACTTGACTACTATATCAGACTAGTGAGAAGAATCGTAGAGACAATGTCAGGAACTCCACACTTCCCTTCAGTCGACTGGcgattcaatgaatttccaaaTCCAGCGGCTCACGCTTTGTACGTCACTTGCGTCGAGCTGATGGCAGTCCCCGTCGCCCCAAATTCCGTAGCCAATGCTCTGCTGGATGTCGTTGCCAAAGGATATACTGTCATTCCTTCTAAAGACATTCATTTGTGGATCAACTGTGTGGGCTTGTTGATGGCGGCTCTCCCGGAATGCTACTGGACTGCTTTCTATGACCGATTGGTTGTCACCATCAACAGTCCTGGTTTGGCCAAGTGGCAGTATAATAATTTGACTCCTTTCCAGATGTTCAATTTTGATGTCACTCATAATTGTTTACTGGAAAATAAGTACTCGTACATGCTGTCATTGACACACTCCATCTGGCACCATGCAGGTGTGGGGCACATCACGACGATGCCACAGTTCGTTAAGGAGAAGCTGCAGCCTGCTGTCACTAGTGAGGAGCAATTGATCTTTGCTTGTCACCTCATTGGACCCACTCTGGCTCGATTCAATGTCGAAAGGCCCAAAGGTGTTGTGGAGTTAACAGTTAGTCTTTATGAGATGTTGGAACAGATTGATAGGACTCAGGCTACTTTAAAGTATATGGACCCTGTGTGTGACCTGCTGTATCACATCAAGTACATGTTTGTCGGGGATATGATGAAGACTGATGTCGAGTGCATTATCAGGAGGTTGAGACCTGCACTGCAGATGAGATTGAGGTTCATTGCTCATCTCAATATTGAGGAGATTCAGATGAACTGA